The Meriones unguiculatus strain TT.TT164.6M chromosome 1, Bangor_MerUng_6.1, whole genome shotgun sequence genome has a segment encoding these proteins:
- the Lbx1 gene encoding transcription factor LBX1: protein MTSKEDGKAAPGEERRRSPLDHLPPPANSNKPLTPFSIEDILSKPSVRRGYSLCGAAQLLAAADKHAPAGLPLAGRALLSQTSPLCALEELASKTFKGLEVSVLQAAEGRDGMTIFGQRQTPKKRRKSRTAFTNHQIYELEKRFLYQKYLSPADRDQIAQQLGLTNAQVITWFQNRRAKLKRDLEEMKADVESAKKLGPSGQMDIVALAELEQNSEAAGGGGCGRAKSRPGSPALPPGAPQAPGGGPLQLSPASPLTDQRASSQDCSEDEEDEEIDVAD, encoded by the exons ATGACTTCCAAGGAGGACGGCAAGGCGGCGCCGGGGGAGGAGCGGCGGCGCAGCCCCCTGGACCACCTGCCGCCGCCCGCTAACTCCAACAAGCCGCTGACGCCCTTCAGCATCGAGGACATCCTGAGCAAGCCGTCGGTGCGGAGGGGCTACTCGCTGTGCGGGGCGGCGCAGCTGCTGGCCGCCGCCGACAAGCACGCGCCGGCCGGCCTGCCGCTGGCGGGCCGCGCGCTGCTCTCGCAGACGTCGCCGCTCTGCGCGCTGGAGGAGCTGGCCAGCAAGACCTTCAAGGGGCTGGAGGTCAGCGTCCTGCAGGCCGCCGAAG GCCGCGATGGGATGACCATCTTTGGGCAGCGGCAGACGCCGAAGAAGCGGCGAAAATCACGCACGGCCTTCACCAACCACCAGATCTACGAGCTGGAGAAGCGCTTCCTGTACCAGAAGTACCTGTCGCCGGCGGACCGCGACCAGATCGCGCAGCAGCTGGGCCTCACCAACGCGCAGGTCATCACCTGGTTCCAGAACCGGCGCGCCAAGCTCAAgcgggacctggaggagatgaaggccGACGTGGAGTCCGCCAAGAAACTGGGCCCCAGCGGCCAGATGGACATCGTGGCCCTGGCCGAACTGGAGCAGAACTCGGAGGCcgcgggcggcggcggctgcggcaGGGCCAAGTCTAGGCCGGGCTCCCCCGCGCTCCCGCCGGGCGCCCCGCAGGCCCCGGGCGGCGGGCCCTTGCAGCTCTCGCCGGCCTCCCCGCTCACGGACCAGCGGGCCAGCAGCCAGGACTGCTCGGAGGACGAGGAAGACGAGGAGATCGACGTGGCCGACTGA